In one window of Thermoleophilia bacterium DNA:
- a CDS encoding FAD binding domain-containing protein, whose amino-acid sequence MRSFEHVNAVSVEQAVSILRKHGSQARVIAGGTDLLGEMKDAILPPDDYPRVVVNIKTIPGLEGVTATDEGLVIGALTRLEDLARHEVVRRDYPALAEAARLTASPHIREMGTVGGNICQSNRCWYYWVKDNLFECLRKGGRACYAITGDARYHSIFGAVRVESTACSRACPNGVNIPSYLEKIRQGDLLDAVQTLLEDNPLPAITGRVCPHWCESECARGEFDEALAVREIERFVGDYALEQADQFYKPPAAESGKGVAIVGAGPAGLTAACYLRRAGHAVVVFDRNSEAGGLLAYGIPPYRLPRDVVRRQVDALASMGIEMVLGKEIDQSALAELSSSYDAVLVAAGASQESDLGVPGEECLVSGGQFLRDVCSGSVELTGKVVGVIGGGNTAIDVARSLLRVGAQPVVFYRRTKAEMPALEEEVERAEEEGVRFEYLTQPVAARQVDGGVELTCCRMQLGELDETGRPRPVPIAGSEFAVRLDMVVKASGERPDYSFLPSEFVKDKSLVEHATEGGYLGGRLFVAGDYVSGPGTVAQAMRSGREAAMAIRQFLGGAGDELYGAQEAPECALGERFDESCLAPAARVAVPELSPSERLASLTTEERATLEQGAVRQEANRCFNCGCVAVNSSDLAPALIALGAKIRTSERVLEAEEFFAAGVNTSTVLRSGELVLAVEVPRPRPGTTSCFLKFALRKSIDFPIVNCAAALSVADGKVVDARICLNSVFGVPLRLPQAERSLVGRAVDEEAAAQAADTAVEGAFSLPGNKYKVQIARTLVKRAILACAGRL is encoded by the coding sequence ATGAGAAGTTTTGAGCATGTAAATGCGGTCTCAGTAGAACAGGCCGTTTCGATTCTTCGCAAGCACGGAAGTCAAGCTCGGGTTATTGCTGGCGGGACCGATCTTCTGGGAGAAATGAAGGATGCGATCCTTCCCCCTGATGATTACCCGCGTGTGGTGGTCAACATCAAGACCATCCCTGGGCTGGAAGGGGTCACTGCTACCGACGAAGGGTTGGTTATTGGGGCCCTGACCAGACTGGAAGACCTTGCTCGCCATGAAGTGGTAAGGCGCGACTACCCTGCCTTGGCGGAGGCCGCCCGTCTTACTGCTTCTCCGCATATTCGCGAGATGGGCACGGTCGGCGGAAACATCTGTCAGAGCAATCGCTGCTGGTACTACTGGGTCAAGGACAACCTGTTTGAGTGTTTGCGCAAGGGGGGGCGGGCCTGCTACGCGATCACCGGTGATGCGCGCTACCACTCGATTTTTGGGGCTGTGCGGGTGGAGAGCACGGCTTGTTCCCGAGCCTGCCCCAACGGGGTCAACATCCCCAGCTACCTTGAGAAGATACGCCAGGGCGATCTGCTGGACGCTGTCCAGACTCTTCTTGAAGACAATCCTCTGCCTGCCATCACTGGACGGGTCTGTCCTCATTGGTGCGAGAGCGAATGCGCCCGCGGCGAATTTGACGAGGCTTTAGCGGTCAGGGAAATAGAGCGGTTTGTGGGCGATTATGCTCTCGAGCAAGCGGATCAGTTCTACAAGCCGCCCGCCGCTGAATCAGGAAAGGGTGTGGCGATTGTGGGGGCCGGGCCGGCCGGGTTGACAGCCGCCTGCTACCTCAGGCGTGCAGGGCATGCGGTAGTAGTTTTTGACCGTAACTCGGAGGCGGGCGGTCTCTTGGCCTATGGCATCCCGCCGTACCGACTGCCGAGGGATGTTGTGCGTCGCCAGGTGGATGCGCTTGCCAGTATGGGTATCGAAATGGTTCTGGGCAAGGAGATTGATCAAAGCGCCCTGGCCGAACTCAGCAGTAGTTACGACGCGGTACTGGTTGCTGCCGGAGCAAGCCAAGAGTCCGACTTGGGAGTGCCGGGAGAAGAGTGCCTGGTGTCAGGCGGGCAGTTTTTGCGGGATGTTTGTTCGGGCTCTGTGGAGTTAACTGGCAAGGTTGTCGGTGTAATAGGCGGAGGAAACACGGCTATCGATGTGGCCCGCTCGCTACTGCGGGTGGGGGCGCAGCCCGTCGTGTTCTACCGCAGGACCAAGGCGGAGATGCCTGCTCTCGAGGAGGAGGTGGAGCGGGCCGAAGAAGAGGGCGTCAGGTTTGAATATCTCACTCAGCCAGTTGCTGCGCGGCAAGTGGATGGCGGTGTCGAGCTTACCTGCTGCCGCATGCAGTTGGGAGAACTGGACGAGACCGGGAGACCGCGGCCTGTCCCCATAGCCGGTTCTGAGTTTGCCGTACGGCTTGACATGGTGGTCAAGGCAAGCGGAGAGCGTCCTGACTATTCGTTCTTGCCATCGGAATTTGTGAAGGACAAAAGTCTTGTCGAGCATGCCACAGAGGGTGGGTATCTTGGCGGCAGGCTGTTTGTGGCGGGTGATTATGTTTCTGGACCGGGCACAGTGGCTCAGGCTATGCGTTCCGGCCGCGAGGCTGCCATGGCCATCCGGCAATTCTTGGGCGGTGCTGGTGATGAACTATATGGGGCGCAGGAAGCTCCGGAGTGTGCTCTTGGAGAGCGCTTTGACGAAAGTTGTCTTGCACCGGCGGCAAGGGTAGCAGTCCCGGAACTGTCCCCAAGTGAGCGGCTTGCTAGTCTGACGACCGAGGAACGCGCCACTCTTGAGCAGGGAGCAGTGCGTCAAGAGGCAAATCGGTGCTTCAACTGTGGCTGCGTGGCGGTTAACTCTTCCGACCTTGCTCCAGCACTTATTGCCCTCGGGGCCAAGATCAGAACCAGCGAGCGTGTGCTTGAGGCTGAGGAGTTTTTTGCCGCCGGAGTTAACACCAGTACGGTTCTAAGAAGCGGGGAGCTGGTGCTGGCAGTGGAAGTACCGCGTCCTCGGCCGGGGACGACTTCTTGCTTCCTTAAGTTTGCTCTCCGCAAGTCAATCGACTTCCCGATTGTCAATTGCGCCGCTGCACTTAGTGTGGCTGACGGCAAGGTGGTCGATGCTCGCATCTGTCTGAACTCCGTGTTTGGTGTTCCCCTGCGGCTGCCGCAGGCCGAGCGGAGCTTGGTTGGCAGGGCAGTGGACGAGGAGGCTGCCGCCCAAGCGGCCGATACAGCGGTGGAAGGAGCTTTTTCGCTTCCTGGGAACAAGTATAAGGTGCAGATAGCCCGCACCTTGGTTAAGCGAGCGATTCTCGCGTGCGCCGGGCGCTTGTAG